A region from the Drosophila takahashii strain IR98-3 E-12201 chromosome 2L, DtakHiC1v2, whole genome shotgun sequence genome encodes:
- the MRP gene encoding multidrug resistance-associated protein 1 isoform X4: protein MAEDTSSPMDRFCGSTFWNSTESWYTNDPDFTPCFEQTALVWTPCAFYWLFVIFDFYYLKASLDRNIPWNKLNVTKALVNLGLLVITALDLVMALVKKGGDSGLPRYDLDVWGPIIKFATFLLLFMFIPLNRKYGLQTTGCQFLFWFLLTVLAIPRCRTEVRLNADRQKILDSAQPSEQDFSWEEYQFVSFFIFFTFSSIMLILNCFADGMPRQTKYQRGENEIPELSASFLSRITYQWFDSMALKGYRNPLEEKDLWDLRPQDSCSEVMPIFAHHWNQNVRKNYKGRARVEPKAQFSNGNVTFENPHGEKNGRKKGMASIMPPIYKSFGGVFLFGALMKLFTDVLTFAQPQVLSLIISFVEAHETDPQPEWKGILYAVLLFVLAAAQTFILGQYFHRMFIVGLRIRTALINAIYRKALRISNSTKKESTVGEIVNLMAVDAQRFMELTTYLNMIWSAPLQIGLALYFLWQQLGPSVLAGLAVMIILIPVNGVIASRIKTYQIRQMKYKDERVKLMNEVLSGIKVLKLYAWEPSFEKQVLDIRDKEIATLRSTAYLNAGTSFLWSCAPFLVSLVTFATYVLIDENNVLDATKTFVSLSLFNILRFPLTMLPMLITNLVQTQVSVNRINKFLNSEELDPNSVLHDSSKPHPMSIENGEFSWGDEITLRNINIEVHKSSLVALVGTVGSGKSSVVQAFLGEMEKLAGVVNTVGKLAYVPQQAWIQNATVRDNILFGQPYDRKRYNKVIDACALRADIDILSAGDSTEIGEKGINLSGGQKQRISLARAVYSDADLYLLDDPLSAVDAHVGKHIFEEVIGPKGILARKSRVLVTHGVTFLPQVDSIYVMKMGEISESGTFDQLVKNKGAFADFIIQHLQDGNEEEEELNQIKRQISSTGDVPELLGSVEKAIKLARTESLSDSISVTSADSLMGGGGGSLRKRGRARRQNSHDSVASAASLKKKQEVEGKLIETEKSQTGGVEFAVYKHYIKSVGIFLSVATLVLNFVFQAFQIGSNLWLTQWANDQNAGNDTGLRDMYLGVYGAFGFGQVATNFFSSLAISLGCLKCSELLHQTLLYYNLRWPMELFDTTPLGRIVNRFSKDIDTIDNVLPFNIRVVIGQAYMVLATIVVISLSTPIFLAVIVPIAFLYYFAQRFYVATSRQLMRLESVSRSPIYSHFSETVTGASTIRAYNVGDRFIDESDAKVDKNQVCKYPSVIANRWLAIRLEMVGNLIILFASLFAVLGGQTNPGLVGLSVSYALQVTQTLNWLVRMSSDIETNIVSVERIKEYGETKQEAAWELEQDKSKPKNWPQEGRVEFQNFQVRYREGLDLVLRGVSFDIRGGEKVGIVGRTGAGKSSLTLALFRIIEAAGGRISIDGVDIATMGLHMLRSRLTIIPQDPVLFSGSLRINLDPFEIKTDDEIWKALELSHLKSFVKSLAAGLNHEIAEGGENLSVGQRQLVCLARALLRKTKVLVLDEATAAVDLETDDLIQKTIRTEFKECTVLTIAHRLNTILDSDKVIVLDKGQITEFASPTELLDNPKSAFYSMAKDANLV from the exons ATGGCGGAGGACACAAGCTCGCCGATGGACAGATTCTGCGGTTCCACATTCTGG AACTCAACGGAATCATGGTACACCAACGATCCGGACTTCACGCCCTGCTTTGAGCAGACGGCGCTGGTCTGGACGCCCTGCGCCTTCTACTGGCTGTTCGTGATCTTCGACTTCTACTACCTGAAGGCCAGTCTGGACAGGAATATACCCTGGAACAAGCTGAATGTGACCAAGGCCTTGGTGAATCTGGGCCTGCTGGTCATCACCGCTTTGGATTTGGTTATGGCTTTGGTTAAGAAGGGCGGCGATTCCGGCCTGCCGCGCTACGATTTGGATGTTTGGGGTCCCATCATCAAGTTCGCCACCTTCCTGCTGCTCTTCATGTTCATCCCGCTGAACAGGAAGTATGGACTCCAGACCACCGGTTGCCAGTTCCTCTTTTGGTTCCTGCTCACCGTGCTGGCGATTCCACGCTGCCGCACGGAAGTTCGGCTGAATGCGGATCGTCAGAAGATCCTGGACTCGGCGCAGCCCTCCGAGCAGGACTTCTCCTGGGAGGAGTACCAGTTCGTCAGCTTCTTCATCTTCTTCACCTTCAGCAGCATCATGCTGATCCTGAACTGCTTCGCGGACGGCATGCCGAGGCAAACCAAGTATCAGCGAGGTGAGAACGAGATTCCCGAGCTATCGGCCAGTTTCCTGTCGAGAATCACCTACCAGTGGTTCGATAGCATGGCCCTCAAGGGCTACCGCAATCCGCTGGAGGAGAAGGATCTGTGGGATTTGAGGCCCCAGGACAGTTGCTCCGAAGTGATGCCCATTTTCGCGCACCATTGGAACCAGAATGTGCGCAAAAACTACAAGGGAAGGGCTCGCGTGGAGCCGAAGGCGCAGTTTAGTAATGGAAATGTGACCTTTGAAAATCCGCATGGCGAGAAGAATGGTCGCAAGAAGGGCATGGCCAGCATTATGCCGCCCATCTACAAGTCCTTCGGCGGCGTCTTTCTGTTCGGCGCCCTGATGAAATTGTTCACCGACGTTTTGACCTTCGCACAGCCGCAGGTCTTGAGCCTGATCATCAGCTTCGTGGAGGCCCATGAAACGGATCCGCAGCCCGAATGGAAGGGCATCCTGTACGCCGTCTTGCTGTTCGTTTTGGCCGCTGCCCAGACCTTTATCCTAGGTCAGTACTTCCACCGCATGTTCATCGTGGGCCTGCGTATCCGGACCGCCTTGATCAACGCCATTTACCGCAAGGCCCTGCGCATTTCGAATTCCACCAAAAAGGAGTCCACCGTGGGCGAGATCGTCAATCTGATGGCTGTGGACGCGCAGCGTTTCATGGAGCTGACTACCTACCTGAACATGATCTGGTCGGCGCCTCTGCAGATCGGCCTGGCCCTCTATTTCCTCTGGCAGCAACTGGGACCGTCTGTTTTGGCCGGTCTGGCCGTGATGATTATCCTGATCCCCGTGAACGGAGTGATTGCCAGCCGCATCAAGACCTATCAGATCAGACAGATGAAGTACAAGGATGAGCGCGTTAAGCTGATGAACGAAGTCCTGAGTGGCATTAAG GTCTTGAAGTTATACGCCTGGGAGCCGAGTTTCGAGAAGCAAGTGCTGGACATCCGTGACAAGGAGATTGCCACCCTGCGATCCACCGCCTATTTGAACGCCGGAACCTCCTTCCTGTGGTCCTGCGCACCCTTCCTG GTTTCATTAGTCACATTCGCCACTTACGTTCTAATCGATGAAAATAACGTGCTTGATGCCACCAAAACCTTtgtatcattatcattattcAACATTCTCCGTTTTCCGTTAACAATGTTGCCCATGCTGATCACCAACCTGGTGCAA ACGCAAGTTTCTGTGAATCGTATAAATAAGTTCCTGAACAGTGAGGAACTGGATCCCAACAGTGTTCTCCACGATTCATCCAAAC CCCACCCCATGAGCATTGAGAATGGCGAGTTCTCCTGGGGCGATGAGATCACTCTGCGCAACATCAACATCGAGGTCCACAAGAGCAGCCTGGTGGCCCTGGTCGGCACTGTGGGCTCCGGCAAATCGTCTGTCGTTCAGGCCTTCCTCGGCGAAATGGAGAAACTTGCTGGCGTTGTCAACACAGTGGGCAAGTTGGCCTATGTGCCGCAGCAGGCGTGGATCCAGAATGCGACGGTGCGGGACAACATCCTCTTTGGACAGCCCTACGACCGGAAGCGCTACAACAAGGTGATCGACGCCTGCGCCCTGCGTGCCGATATCGACATTCTGTCGGCCGGCGACTCCACGGAAATCGGTGAGAAGGGCATTAATTTATCAGGTGGCCAGAAGCAGCGAATCTCGCTGGCCCGTGCCGTGTACAGTGATGCCGATCTCTATCTGCTGGACGATCCGCTGAGCGCAGTCGACGCCCATGTGGGCAAGCACATCTTCGAGGAGGTGATCGGACCCAAGGGCATTCTAGCACGCAAATCTCGCGTGCTGGTCACCCACGGTGTCACCTTCCTGCCCCAGGTGGACAGCATCTATGTGATGAAAATGGGCGAAATTAGCGAGAGTGGCACATTCGAtcagctggtgaagaacaagGGCGCCTTCGCCGATTTCATTATCCAGCATCTGCAGGACGGcaatgaggaggaggaggagcttaACCAGATTAAGCGCCAGATCTCCAGCACCGGAGATGTCCCTGAGTTGCTGGGCAGTGTCGAGAAGGCCATTAAGTTGGCGCGCACGGAAAGCTTGTCGGATTCGAT CTCCGTTACCTCCGCTGATAGTTTAatgggcggaggaggaggaagtcTCCGTAAGCGGGGACGAGCTAGGCGTCAGAACTCCCATGACTCCGTTGCCTCCGCAGCCTCCCTGAAAAAGAAGCAGGAGGTCGAAGGCAAGCTGATTGAAACTGAAAAGTCACAGACCGGTGGCGTAGAGTTCGCCGTTTATAAGCATTACATCAAGAGCGTTGGAATCTTCCTTTCGGTGGCCACATTGGTACTCAACTTTGTTTTCCAAGCCTTCCAAATCGGCTCGAATCTGTGGCTCACTCAGTGGGCAAACGACCAAAACGCCGGCAACGACACTGGACTCAGGGACATGTATCTGGGTGTTTACGGTGCCTTCGGATTTGGCCAAG TCGCGACGAACTTCTTCTCATCCCTCGCCATCTCATTGGGTTGTCTCAAGTGCTCGGAGCTATTACATCAGACCCTTCTGTACTACAATCTCCGGTGGCCGATGGAGCTCTTCGACACGACACCGCTGGGACGGATTGTCAATCGCTTCTCGAAAGATATCGATACAATCGATAATGTGCTGCCATTCAACATTCGTGTCGTCATTGGTCAGGCATATATG GTTCTGGCTACCATTGTGGTTATTAGTTTGTCCACGCCGATTTTCTTGGCCGTGATCGTGCCCATCGCCTTCCTGTACTACTTCGCCCAGCGCTTCTACGTGGCCACTTCCCGTCAGCTGATGCGTCTGGAGTCCGTATCCCGATCCCCCATCTACTCGCACTTCAGCGAAACTGTCACCGGAGCTTCGACAATTCGTGCCTACAACGTGGGAGATCG CTTTATTGACGAATCCGATGCCAAGGTGGACAAGAACCAGGTGTGCAAGTATCCCTCCGTGATTGCCAACCGTTGGCTGGCCATTCGTCTGGAGATGGTGGGCAATCTGATCATTCTGTTCGCCTCGCTATTCGCCGTTCTGGGAGGCCAAACCAATCCCGGCCTGGTCGGTCTGTCCGTGAGCTACGCCCTGCAGGTGACCCAAACCCTCAACTGGCTGGTGCGCATGTCATCCGACATTGAGACCAACATCGTGTCCGTGGAGCGCATTAAGGAGTACGGCGAGACCAAGCAGGAGGCTGCCTGGGAGCTGGAGCAGGACAAGAGCAAGCCCAAGAACTGGCCGCAGGAGGGGCGCGTTGAGTTCCAGAACTTCCAGGTTCGCTATCGCGAGGGTCTGGATCTGGTGCTGCGCGGAGTTAGCTTCGACATCAGGGGTGGCGAGAAGGTCGGCATCGTGGGTCGCACGGGAGCCGGTAAATCCAGTCTCACACTGGCCTTGTTcag AATCATTGAAGCTGCCGGTGGTCGCATCTCAATTGATGGCGTGGACATTGCCACTATGGGCCTGCACATGCTGCGTTCCCGCCTGACAATCATCCCACAGGATCCCGTGCTCTTCTCTGGATCGCTGCGCATCAATCTGGATCCCTTCGAAATCAAGACAGACGATGAAATCTGGAAGGCCCTGGAGCTGTCCCATCTGAAGTCGTTTGTCAAGAGCTTGGCAGCTGGTCTAAACCACGAGATTGCCGAGGGTGGTGAGAATCTGTCGGTGGGTCAGCGCCAGTTGGTTTGCTTGGCTCGCGCTCTGCTGCGCAAGACCAAGGTTCTGGTGCTGGACGAGGCCACGGCAGCTGTCGATCTGGAAACCGATGATTTGATCCAG aaaacaaTCCGCACGGAGTTCAAGGAGTGCACTGTCCTCACTATTGCCCATCGCTTGAACACTATTTTGGATTCGGACAAGGTGATCGTGCTGGACAAGGGACAGATCACGGAATTCGCCTCGCCCACAGAGCTACTGGACAATCCCAAGTCGGCCTTCTATAGCATGGCCAAGGACGCCAACCTAGTTTAA
- the MRP gene encoding multidrug resistance-associated protein 1 isoform X13, whose amino-acid sequence MAEDTSSPMDRFCGSTFWNSTESWYTNDPDFTPCFEQTALVWTPCAFYWLFVIFDFYYLKASLDRNIPWNKLNVTKALVNLGLLVITALDLVMALVKKGGDSGLPRYDLDVWGPIIKFATFLLLFMFIPLNRKYGLQTTGCQFLFWFLLTVLAIPRCRTEVRLNADRQKILDSAQPSEQDFSWEEYQFVSFFIFFTFSSIMLILNCFADGMPRQTKYQRGENEIPELSASFLSRITYQWFDSMALKGYRNPLEEKDLWDLRPQDSCSEVMPIFAHHWNQNVRKNYKGRARVEPKAQFSNGNVTFENPHGEKNGRKKGMASIMPPIYKSFGGVFLFGALMKLFTDVLTFAQPQVLSLIISFVEAHETDPQPEWKGILYAVLLFVLAAAQTFILGQYFHRMFIVGLRIRTALINAIYRKALRISNSTKKESTVGEIVNLMAVDAQRFMELTTYLNMIWSAPLQIGLALYFLWQQLGPSVLAGLAVMIILIPVNGVIASRIKTYQIRQMKYKDERVKLMNEVLSGIKVLKLYAWEPSFEKQVLDIRDKEIATLRSTAYLNAGTSFLWSCAPFLVSLVTFATYVLSSEANQLSVEKVLVSIALFDLMKLPLTILPMLSVDIAETQVSVNRINKFLNSEELDPNSVLHDSSKPHPMSIENGEFSWGDEITLRNINIEVHKSSLVALVGTVGSGKSSVVQAFLGEMEKLAGVVNTVGKLAYVPQQAWIQNATVRDNILFGQPYDRKRYNKVIDACALRADIDILSAGDSTEIGEKGINLSGGQKQRISLARAVYSDADLYLLDDPLSAVDAHVGKHIFEEVIGPKGILARKSRVLVTHGVTFLPQVDSIYVMKMGEISESGTFDQLVKNKGAFADFIIQHLQDGNEEEEELNQIKRQISSTGDVPELLGSVEKAIKLARTESLSDSISVTSADSLMGGGGGSLRKRGRARRQNSHDSVASAASLKKKQEVEGKLIETEKSQTGGVEFAVYKHYIKSVGIFLSVATLVLNFVFQAFQIGSNLWLTQWANDQNAGNDTGLRDMYLGVYGAFGFGQVFSYIGSVVIVYLGALIGTRKIFIQLFGHIMHAPQEFFDIKPRARILDRLANDIYKLDVVLPELIRVFNSQIFRVLATIVVISLSTPIFLAVIVPIAFLYYFAQRFYVATSRQLMRLESVSRSPIYSHFSETVTGASTIRAYNVGDRFIDESDAKVDKNQVCKYPSVIANRWLAIRLEMVGNLIILFASLFAVLGGQTNPGLVGLSVSYALQVTQTLNWLVRMSSDIETNIVSVERIKEYGETKQEAAWELEQDKSKPKNWPQEGRVEFQNFQVRYREGLDLVLRGVSFDIRGGEKVGIVGRTGAGKSSLTLALFRIIEAAGGRISIDGVDIATMGLHMLRSRLTIIPQDPVLFSGSLRINLDPFEIKTDDEIWKALELSHLKSFVKSLAAGLNHEIAEGGENLSVGQRQLVCLARALLRKTKVLVLDEATAAVDLETDDLIQKTIRTEFKECTVLTIAHRLNTILDSDKVIVLDKGQITEFASPTELLDNPKSAFYSMAKDANLV is encoded by the exons ATGGCGGAGGACACAAGCTCGCCGATGGACAGATTCTGCGGTTCCACATTCTGG AACTCAACGGAATCATGGTACACCAACGATCCGGACTTCACGCCCTGCTTTGAGCAGACGGCGCTGGTCTGGACGCCCTGCGCCTTCTACTGGCTGTTCGTGATCTTCGACTTCTACTACCTGAAGGCCAGTCTGGACAGGAATATACCCTGGAACAAGCTGAATGTGACCAAGGCCTTGGTGAATCTGGGCCTGCTGGTCATCACCGCTTTGGATTTGGTTATGGCTTTGGTTAAGAAGGGCGGCGATTCCGGCCTGCCGCGCTACGATTTGGATGTTTGGGGTCCCATCATCAAGTTCGCCACCTTCCTGCTGCTCTTCATGTTCATCCCGCTGAACAGGAAGTATGGACTCCAGACCACCGGTTGCCAGTTCCTCTTTTGGTTCCTGCTCACCGTGCTGGCGATTCCACGCTGCCGCACGGAAGTTCGGCTGAATGCGGATCGTCAGAAGATCCTGGACTCGGCGCAGCCCTCCGAGCAGGACTTCTCCTGGGAGGAGTACCAGTTCGTCAGCTTCTTCATCTTCTTCACCTTCAGCAGCATCATGCTGATCCTGAACTGCTTCGCGGACGGCATGCCGAGGCAAACCAAGTATCAGCGAGGTGAGAACGAGATTCCCGAGCTATCGGCCAGTTTCCTGTCGAGAATCACCTACCAGTGGTTCGATAGCATGGCCCTCAAGGGCTACCGCAATCCGCTGGAGGAGAAGGATCTGTGGGATTTGAGGCCCCAGGACAGTTGCTCCGAAGTGATGCCCATTTTCGCGCACCATTGGAACCAGAATGTGCGCAAAAACTACAAGGGAAGGGCTCGCGTGGAGCCGAAGGCGCAGTTTAGTAATGGAAATGTGACCTTTGAAAATCCGCATGGCGAGAAGAATGGTCGCAAGAAGGGCATGGCCAGCATTATGCCGCCCATCTACAAGTCCTTCGGCGGCGTCTTTCTGTTCGGCGCCCTGATGAAATTGTTCACCGACGTTTTGACCTTCGCACAGCCGCAGGTCTTGAGCCTGATCATCAGCTTCGTGGAGGCCCATGAAACGGATCCGCAGCCCGAATGGAAGGGCATCCTGTACGCCGTCTTGCTGTTCGTTTTGGCCGCTGCCCAGACCTTTATCCTAGGTCAGTACTTCCACCGCATGTTCATCGTGGGCCTGCGTATCCGGACCGCCTTGATCAACGCCATTTACCGCAAGGCCCTGCGCATTTCGAATTCCACCAAAAAGGAGTCCACCGTGGGCGAGATCGTCAATCTGATGGCTGTGGACGCGCAGCGTTTCATGGAGCTGACTACCTACCTGAACATGATCTGGTCGGCGCCTCTGCAGATCGGCCTGGCCCTCTATTTCCTCTGGCAGCAACTGGGACCGTCTGTTTTGGCCGGTCTGGCCGTGATGATTATCCTGATCCCCGTGAACGGAGTGATTGCCAGCCGCATCAAGACCTATCAGATCAGACAGATGAAGTACAAGGATGAGCGCGTTAAGCTGATGAACGAAGTCCTGAGTGGCATTAAG GTCTTGAAGTTATACGCCTGGGAGCCGAGTTTCGAGAAGCAAGTGCTGGACATCCGTGACAAGGAGATTGCCACCCTGCGATCCACCGCCTATTTGAACGCCGGAACCTCCTTCCTGTGGTCCTGCGCACCCTTCCTG GTCTCCTTGGTCACGTTCGCCACTTACGTGCTATCCAGCGAGGCGAATCAGCTGAGCGTCGAGAAGGTGCTAGTCTCAATCGCCCTCTTCGACCTCATGAAACTCCCGCTGACCATCCTGCCCATGCTGAGTGTTGACATAGCCGAG ACGCAAGTTTCTGTGAATCGTATAAATAAGTTCCTGAACAGTGAGGAACTGGATCCCAACAGTGTTCTCCACGATTCATCCAAAC CCCACCCCATGAGCATTGAGAATGGCGAGTTCTCCTGGGGCGATGAGATCACTCTGCGCAACATCAACATCGAGGTCCACAAGAGCAGCCTGGTGGCCCTGGTCGGCACTGTGGGCTCCGGCAAATCGTCTGTCGTTCAGGCCTTCCTCGGCGAAATGGAGAAACTTGCTGGCGTTGTCAACACAGTGGGCAAGTTGGCCTATGTGCCGCAGCAGGCGTGGATCCAGAATGCGACGGTGCGGGACAACATCCTCTTTGGACAGCCCTACGACCGGAAGCGCTACAACAAGGTGATCGACGCCTGCGCCCTGCGTGCCGATATCGACATTCTGTCGGCCGGCGACTCCACGGAAATCGGTGAGAAGGGCATTAATTTATCAGGTGGCCAGAAGCAGCGAATCTCGCTGGCCCGTGCCGTGTACAGTGATGCCGATCTCTATCTGCTGGACGATCCGCTGAGCGCAGTCGACGCCCATGTGGGCAAGCACATCTTCGAGGAGGTGATCGGACCCAAGGGCATTCTAGCACGCAAATCTCGCGTGCTGGTCACCCACGGTGTCACCTTCCTGCCCCAGGTGGACAGCATCTATGTGATGAAAATGGGCGAAATTAGCGAGAGTGGCACATTCGAtcagctggtgaagaacaagGGCGCCTTCGCCGATTTCATTATCCAGCATCTGCAGGACGGcaatgaggaggaggaggagcttaACCAGATTAAGCGCCAGATCTCCAGCACCGGAGATGTCCCTGAGTTGCTGGGCAGTGTCGAGAAGGCCATTAAGTTGGCGCGCACGGAAAGCTTGTCGGATTCGAT CTCCGTTACCTCCGCTGATAGTTTAatgggcggaggaggaggaagtcTCCGTAAGCGGGGACGAGCTAGGCGTCAGAACTCCCATGACTCCGTTGCCTCCGCAGCCTCCCTGAAAAAGAAGCAGGAGGTCGAAGGCAAGCTGATTGAAACTGAAAAGTCACAGACCGGTGGCGTAGAGTTCGCCGTTTATAAGCATTACATCAAGAGCGTTGGAATCTTCCTTTCGGTGGCCACATTGGTACTCAACTTTGTTTTCCAAGCCTTCCAAATCGGCTCGAATCTGTGGCTCACTCAGTGGGCAAACGACCAAAACGCCGGCAACGACACTGGACTCAGGGACATGTATCTGGGTGTTTACGGTGCCTTCGGATTTGGCCAAG TCTTCAGCTATATAGGCAGTGTGGTTATCGTTTACCTGGGTGCACTGATTGGGAcccgaaaaatatttatccagTTATTCGGCCACATTATGCATGCCCCGCAAGAGTTTTTCGACATTAAGCCACGGGCACGAATTCTCGATCGTCTGGCGAACGATATATACAAGTTGGATGTGGTATTGCCAGAACTAATACGCGTTTTTAACTCGCAAATCTTTCGG GTTCTGGCTACCATTGTGGTTATTAGTTTGTCCACGCCGATTTTCTTGGCCGTGATCGTGCCCATCGCCTTCCTGTACTACTTCGCCCAGCGCTTCTACGTGGCCACTTCCCGTCAGCTGATGCGTCTGGAGTCCGTATCCCGATCCCCCATCTACTCGCACTTCAGCGAAACTGTCACCGGAGCTTCGACAATTCGTGCCTACAACGTGGGAGATCG CTTTATTGACGAATCCGATGCCAAGGTGGACAAGAACCAGGTGTGCAAGTATCCCTCCGTGATTGCCAACCGTTGGCTGGCCATTCGTCTGGAGATGGTGGGCAATCTGATCATTCTGTTCGCCTCGCTATTCGCCGTTCTGGGAGGCCAAACCAATCCCGGCCTGGTCGGTCTGTCCGTGAGCTACGCCCTGCAGGTGACCCAAACCCTCAACTGGCTGGTGCGCATGTCATCCGACATTGAGACCAACATCGTGTCCGTGGAGCGCATTAAGGAGTACGGCGAGACCAAGCAGGAGGCTGCCTGGGAGCTGGAGCAGGACAAGAGCAAGCCCAAGAACTGGCCGCAGGAGGGGCGCGTTGAGTTCCAGAACTTCCAGGTTCGCTATCGCGAGGGTCTGGATCTGGTGCTGCGCGGAGTTAGCTTCGACATCAGGGGTGGCGAGAAGGTCGGCATCGTGGGTCGCACGGGAGCCGGTAAATCCAGTCTCACACTGGCCTTGTTcag AATCATTGAAGCTGCCGGTGGTCGCATCTCAATTGATGGCGTGGACATTGCCACTATGGGCCTGCACATGCTGCGTTCCCGCCTGACAATCATCCCACAGGATCCCGTGCTCTTCTCTGGATCGCTGCGCATCAATCTGGATCCCTTCGAAATCAAGACAGACGATGAAATCTGGAAGGCCCTGGAGCTGTCCCATCTGAAGTCGTTTGTCAAGAGCTTGGCAGCTGGTCTAAACCACGAGATTGCCGAGGGTGGTGAGAATCTGTCGGTGGGTCAGCGCCAGTTGGTTTGCTTGGCTCGCGCTCTGCTGCGCAAGACCAAGGTTCTGGTGCTGGACGAGGCCACGGCAGCTGTCGATCTGGAAACCGATGATTTGATCCAG aaaacaaTCCGCACGGAGTTCAAGGAGTGCACTGTCCTCACTATTGCCCATCGCTTGAACACTATTTTGGATTCGGACAAGGTGATCGTGCTGGACAAGGGACAGATCACGGAATTCGCCTCGCCCACAGAGCTACTGGACAATCCCAAGTCGGCCTTCTATAGCATGGCCAAGGACGCCAACCTAGTTTAA